In Myxococcota bacterium, a single window of DNA contains:
- a CDS encoding NAD(P)H-binding protein, protein MPKLVVTGANGALGRVLLERALARPEVELVALVRSARAAAQLAPLASERVRVARVAWSDAAGLAAACAGAQGVLHLAGILIPTKDEGYEGANVETTRAICAAARAAGAAKLVLVSALFADARSANAYYASKGRAEEVTRASGLAYTIVRCPLLLACDSIGSHVLAKETKLPVAFLLAGGGNLEQPADARDVAEAALNAGLDPDCARDAAYDLVGPESLSRRELLSRCARLRGKAPVVVPLPAAFARLACGLREKLLGPGFSPDVLDVILDDVCLDPQPAAKALGVALTPLDATLERTLELEAAA, encoded by the coding sequence TCGCGCGGCCGGAGGTCGAGCTCGTCGCGCTCGTGCGCTCGGCGCGCGCGGCGGCCCAGCTCGCGCCGCTCGCGTCGGAGCGCGTGCGGGTCGCGCGCGTGGCCTGGAGCGACGCCGCCGGCCTCGCCGCCGCCTGCGCCGGCGCCCAGGGCGTCCTGCACCTCGCCGGGATCCTGATCCCGACCAAGGACGAGGGCTACGAGGGCGCGAACGTGGAGACGACCCGCGCGATCTGCGCCGCCGCCCGCGCGGCCGGCGCGGCGAAGCTCGTGCTGGTCTCGGCGCTGTTCGCGGACGCGAGGTCGGCCAACGCGTACTACGCGAGCAAGGGCCGCGCCGAGGAGGTGACGCGCGCGAGCGGGCTCGCCTACACCATCGTGCGCTGCCCGCTGCTGCTGGCCTGCGATAGCATCGGCTCGCACGTGCTGGCCAAGGAGACCAAGCTGCCGGTGGCGTTCCTGCTCGCAGGCGGCGGGAACCTGGAGCAGCCCGCCGACGCGCGCGACGTCGCCGAAGCCGCGCTCAACGCCGGGCTCGATCCCGACTGCGCGCGCGACGCCGCCTACGACCTGGTCGGCCCCGAGTCGCTCTCGCGGCGCGAGCTCCTGTCGCGCTGCGCGCGCCTGCGCGGCAAGGCGCCGGTCGTGGTGCCCCTGCCCGCCGCGTTCGCACGGCTCGCCTGCGGGCTGCGCGAGAAGCTGCTCGGCCCCGGCTTCTCGCCCGACGTGCTCGACGTGATCCTCGACGACGTCTGCCTCGACCCGCAGCCCGCCGCAAAGGCGCTCGGCGTCGCGCTCACGCCCCTCGACGCCACGCTCGAGCGCACGCTCGAGCTCGAGGCCGCCGCTTGA